The genomic interval gtgaagctactacacgaaccccatcagagggcgactgctagcgaagctactacacgaaccccatcagagggcggctgctagcgaagctactacaccaaccccatcagagggcggctgctagcgaagctactacaccaaccccatcagagggcgactgctagtgaagctactacaggaaccccatcagagggcgactgctagtgaagctactacaccaaccccatcagagggcgactgctagtgaagctactacaccaaccccatcagagggcgactgctagtgaagctactacaccaaccccatcagagggcgactgctagtgaagctactacaccaaccccatcagagggcgactgctagtgaagctactacaggaaccccatcagagggcgactgctagcgaagctactacaccaaccccatcagagggcgactgctagtgaagctactacaggaaccccactACGCTGAGCAGAAGgggtcgctctctctctccggccATCGGCTCTGTACGCGACGTGTCATTTTCCAACTAGTGCTATTAAAGATTCCCAAGTAATACATACGTAGTCTCTGGTTATAGCCAGTGTGACTGTTTCTATATGGTCCATAATTTGAATTGTAAATTCTTTAGGCACCCGTATGTTTAAGTCTTGTTTTAGCACTGGCATCAGGAAAACCCCAAATGATACTCCTCcatagtggataattgtaaacATAAAAACAGACTTTCTTGGACTAAttgaggggaaacactgtatgaTGGTATTCTCATTGTtcgtttaaatacattttctcactcCTGTATACAGAGATTTCACAAACCTTTTGGTCATGGAAATCCACTGGTCAAAATGTATGAACCCAGTTTTACGATTCGTGTGAAGGCTGCCGATTCAGTCACTGAAGCATAAACATGAGGAGGACCCACTTGTAATATACTGGCTGTGCCCTGTAACAGGAGTGCGTAGTGTCattgacacatttttctttcttcttcctgtagACAGATGTATTCTCTATTTGTAGGAGATCTAACGCCAGAGGTGGATGATGGAATGCTTTACGAGTTCTTTTACAACCGCTACCCTTCCTGTAGAGGTGGGAAAGTGGTGCTGGACAGCATGGGGAACTCCAAGTGAGTATTAGAACGTACCACTCAATATGGAGAAATGTTTGTGTACGTTGTTGGCCTGCATCGGTGCAGGTTTGTGTGGTGCTGCTCATTTAGCCGTACAACAtaattgggggaggggggggctctcatttttatgcactttatatttgttttcatcattaAGCCCACTTCCACAGAAAAAAGTCCCATCTTTGGTGAGAAATGAGCTGTCCATAATCTATCCTGCAGTAGGCCACACAGTGGATGTCATGAATCCCAGCAGCAGTTAGTGTCAAAACCAATGACAAGATTCATGAGGTCACTTGAGAATCCTTGCATTACTCAAGCTCACTATGgccttttcttttaatgtcGGTTGGACTATAATACCCTGCATCCTATACAAATGGAGGTCAGCTATGCTATGTCTCTGTAGGGGCTGTGGCTTTGTTCAATTCCCAGACGAGCGCCTCCAGAAGCGTGCACTGGAGGACTGTCAGGGCGCTGTGGGACTGGGGGGTAAACCTCTACGATTAAGCCTGGCTGCTAACAAGTGAGTTAATCTGCTCAACTCTTTGAATTGGGCCTGAAGAGCACAAGCCAAATGACTGCCTCTCCCTACCTCTTGAGTTTAAGGAACCGACCGCAGCCGTCAGAGCACAGATTGTGGCAGTCCAGCTCCGGATACAAGCCCAGCTATGACCAGTACAACCAGTACCAGCAGCAGGCTTATCCTGGCTACTACCCCTCTTGGGGCTATGATCAGACTGGAGGAGGGTACGGCTACAACTACCAGCAGTACGATTACGCGCAGTATCCCCCACCACAGGTAAGTTAGAACCCCGGTCAGCCCGTCGTCATTCACACGTGACTCTCTGAcacgtgttcttcttcttctaggaAAGTGAGGCTGTTCCGGATGACGGACTTGAAGGTAAACAAATTCCCCCTCTTCCATTGACTCCTGTGacagttttcatttgttttgtctctttactCTTCAGATGTTTGTTCTCAACGGTGTTTATTGTGTCATTTAAATCCGACCTGAATCTGAACATTTAATCGGGATCTAGGATTTCTATCAGTTCTGTGTAGCTTTTTGTAAGTAACCGCCTGTGTTGCAGATCCCAGTCCAGAGCTGGATGTGGTGGAGGCCAACAGGAAGTTCATGGAGCTCAGTGAAGAACTGTATGATGCCCTGATCGAGTGTCATTGGCAGCCAGCGGAGGCGTCTACAGAGCAGGACTACATGACCTCCAGCCTCCCAGAACCGGTCTACTGCTGACTCGCACAACCTCTTTTATGTCCACATGAAGGACACACGTCATGCCCGGGATTCTACCACCAAACATATTTCTGATGTTTTTATGGACCCACAGAAATAAACTGAATACTTCATGTTAAATTCTTAGGTGTGATTTTAGACGTAAGACCAAAATATTCTGACATAAACAAAACGCGTAATGTGAAAAACTATCATCCTAAAATGGAAGAAgtaaaccaaaaataaatgatacCATTCCACAGCGCAGTGACCTGAGGTTTGAGTCTGTGTAAAACAGATAAGCTAACATTGGCACATTCTTCATTTTGTCCTCTCGTTAAAGTCTTGTATGTAGATCGTTTTGGGAACACGGTACGTGATGGTGGAGAAATGAAAGGGTCCGTGTTCCTTTTGGTCATTCACTAGATTTCCAGAAATTGAACCATGTCTCTATATAACCTATGCCGATGCATaatgttcaattcattttattttgtgtagccccaaattacaaatttgcctcagagggctttacagtctgtacacatacaacatcctctgtcccgaaaccctccatcggcacaggaaaaactccccaacaaatgaaaaacctaggagagggtaatgttggtttaggagtacagtaatatgattccatccatccatccattgtcaaaccgcttatcctgcacacagggtcgcggggggctggagtccatcccagccaacttcgggcgataagtaatatgattaatatctaaaataatgatgttcatgttcatctcaggctgaaatatatcatgctctGGAGCTGAAGGTTGTCCTGCTAAATCAAATAAGAGGAAGATTACCTTCTCTTATCTGCATGCTACATGTTTTGGGGGGTTTAAAGCTTCTttcaagcgcagcaggttgtTGGGCAACAGGAGTGGCAAAGCACGACTATTACCGCAGCTCAGATGGTCCTATTTTAGAGGCCGCTTGGTTCAGGCTGCGTTCCAATAGTCCTTTCTGCTTAGGAGGGTCCCTCACTGAGTGAAAACACCCGGAAGTACTGTTAAGCGgccgccatgataagagctgttggaattctctaatgctaaggaaaggagcttcaatgcttccctacttcGGCCTGTTGGCACAGGAACCACTGGATCATTCTTTACAAACGGAAAGGAAATAATttgtcccacaattccttgtggCGGCAATATTTATGTAGTGATTTATAATTTGGCTGTTCATGAGAAATAATGCACCACAGCAGGTTTTAAATTAATACATGCCTCAGAAGGAGGGACGGTAATGCATGTACACAGTTTAGCTGTACTAAttactaaaataaaaagaattaggCATGCATTTATTGTGCAAAGCACAACCCTAAAATTTTAATGACCAGAAAATCCACACCAATACATGACCAATACATGAATGAATTTGAACTAAATcaaggagaagaaaacaaatattgtCTGACAATCATAAATTAAATGGCTCAGACTtttaatatcctgtgaaggtggctatCAACAACCCATGTATATTCCTCCAAAAGATGGTGAGGGACAAACTAGTTATTTAAAGAGAGATAAGGAACTATGGAACCACAAGACGCCATGGACGATCAGAGAACCCAGCTCCGGTCCAgcgccatagagtcatctgtctcggagacGGTAAAGTCCAACTAAAAGGAATAGTTGGGTTATCTGGCATGAACTTTGATGCTTGGTCAACACAATTTAAACACAATGTGTACTGAGCCAAGGAAAAATATTAACAAAGTGCAGAATTAAACAATATCCAGTTACAATTGGCAAAAACATGGCTGAGGTAAAGCAGAGAAAATGTGAACCAGGGTAAGAGTGGACATCATCTCAGGTGGAAGCGCACCTCAACACAGCCCTTACCAGATCCCCCTCCCTACCCTTATGCGCCGGTCTACCAGCAACCAGAAAGGGGCCTtatacactcctccacaggcttgcTATCCCCAACTTAATGCCCCGCACCAAGCAGGACCACAACCCATGACGGGTGTCATGTCACTGTACGGTGGCTACAACCAACCGAGAAGGGCCAGAGGCCTCAGTCCGACCCAGTTCAATACCCTTATGATGTCTATTGACCACGGGCACCATAAACACCACAACAGGGTAGCCCGcatagcctgcggcatcaggccctGGGTCATCAACAAGGGGTCATCACCACAGGGGTAACCAGATCCGATAGCTGACAGTAACCTGTTTCCCATGGTGACTCTGGCAATGTCAATTGATGAGATTACAAATGTATGCTTAATTTGGGTGCTAGGTATGCTACAATAAACACGCCTCTGCCACCATCGAGGAATACTGCGCCAGTTATCGGATTTTAGGGTCAACCAGAGGACTGACCACTTTCTGTCTGAGTCCTGTGTAAATGGAAATTGCTCTGTTTTGACTAATCCTTTTTGGTTGTCACTGGCTGCCCGGTTAACCCAACAATGAAGTGCCACGCCCCACTCCTATTGCCACcggttgctgcaagctgaagtctAACAGACACTGAGTAATGAGGCAGAGGTCTAGTGGGGGAGAGTGGAAGACTGTGATCAAACTGCACCCGACCGAACCACCGGTGGATCCTTCCCATTGCACAATGAACCATTCGTGGAACCATGGACTGGAGTTAGAAAGCAAGGTACATGGACATCCAACGGTTAAAGTCTACGAGATCTACGTGGGGAACCAATGCACAGCAGCTGGAACTAAACTCTGAGTTACAAGTTTTGTATGCGTTAAAAGAGACATGGGCTCCTcccatcaccttgctcatccaatGCAGAAGAGAAGCTAAGATTATGGGGCCAATGGTGAAGACGGGTTGACACCACAGACGGGCCCAcccaaaatgttaacttacattactcgcAGGCCACTGACATGTACCATATTGCACACACATTTGAAGTAAAACTCATTCCAAAGAAAGACATGCTAAgtagggaaaacactgaccATGAAAACACATAACTAGATGGTTTTCCTGacacattttggacaaaagggaaTTAAAAACCATACTGGCCCCAATTTACCATCCTTAACGAAAGAACAAACTAGGGATAGCAAAAACAATCGAAGGGTTTCTGGAGACATTTTGGAAAGGATGGGGCCCCCCTGGAATACTCCGATTAACCGGGTGCACAATTTGAGGCCCATCAGAAAAGTTGTAGTGccaactcactatgacaccccaaatccttacaccatgttaaatgcaataggccctgatagGAGATGATTCACCTGCACCAACCGGGCTAATGCTTTTTTCTGTATCCCTCCAGGTGAGAAGTCAAGAGAAACATTTTGACCAAGTTAAAACTTCCAGTACGAGTCGTCTTATTATATGTGGACACCACCCTGCTG from Gasterosteus aculeatus chromosome 10, fGasAcu3.hap1.1, whole genome shotgun sequence carries:
- the LOC120826556 gene encoding tRNA selenocysteine 1-associated protein 1 isoform X2, translating into MSTLWMGNLETYMDEKFITRSFSTMGEQVVNVRIIRNKMTGGALGYCFVEMTDEATAERCLRKINGKALPGANPPTRFKLNRATFGKQESGQMYSLFVGDLTPEVDDGMLYEFFYNRYPSCRGGKVVLDSMGNSKGCGFVQFPDERLQKRALEDCQGAVGLGGKPLRLSLAANNLRNRPQPSEHRLWQSSSGYKPSYDQYNQYQQQAYPGYYPSWGYDQTGGGYGYNYQQYDYAQYPPPQESEAVPDDGLEDPSPELDVVEANRKFMELSEELYDALIECHWQPAEASTEQDYMTSSLPEPVYC
- the LOC120826556 gene encoding tRNA selenocysteine 1-associated protein 1 isoform X1, coding for MSTLWMGNLETYMDEKFITRSFSTMGEQVVNVRIIRNKMTGLSSPRGALGYCFVEMTDEATAERCLRKINGKALPGANPPTRFKLNRATFGKQESGQMYSLFVGDLTPEVDDGMLYEFFYNRYPSCRGGKVVLDSMGNSKGCGFVQFPDERLQKRALEDCQGAVGLGGKPLRLSLAANNLRNRPQPSEHRLWQSSSGYKPSYDQYNQYQQQAYPGYYPSWGYDQTGGGYGYNYQQYDYAQYPPPQESEAVPDDGLEDPSPELDVVEANRKFMELSEELYDALIECHWQPAEASTEQDYMTSSLPEPVYC
- the LOC120826556 gene encoding tRNA selenocysteine 1-associated protein 1 isoform X3 gives rise to the protein MSTLWMGNLETYMDEKFITRSFSTMGEQVVNVRIIRNKMTGLSSPRGALGYCFVEMTDEATAERCLRKINGKALPGANPPTRFKLNRATFGKQESGQMYSLFVGDLTPEVDDGMLYEFFYNRYPSCRGGKVVLDSMGNSKGCGFVQFPDERLQKRALEDCQGAVGLGGKPLRLSLAANKNRPQPSEHRLWQSSSGYKPSYDQYNQYQQQAYPGYYPSWGYDQTGGGYGYNYQQYDYAQYPPPQESEAVPDDGLEDPSPELDVVEANRKFMELSEELYDALIECHWQPAEASTEQDYMTSSLPEPVYC
- the LOC120826556 gene encoding tRNA selenocysteine 1-associated protein 1 isoform X4, producing the protein MSTLWMGNLETYMDEKFITRSFSTMGEQVVNVRIIRNKMTGGALGYCFVEMTDEATAERCLRKINGKALPGANPPTRFKLNRATFGKQESGQMYSLFVGDLTPEVDDGMLYEFFYNRYPSCRGGKVVLDSMGNSKGCGFVQFPDERLQKRALEDCQGAVGLGGKPLRLSLAANKNRPQPSEHRLWQSSSGYKPSYDQYNQYQQQAYPGYYPSWGYDQTGGGYGYNYQQYDYAQYPPPQESEAVPDDGLEDPSPELDVVEANRKFMELSEELYDALIECHWQPAEASTEQDYMTSSLPEPVYC